In Streptomyces sp. SID8374, one genomic interval encodes:
- the argS gene encoding arginine--tRNA ligase yields MASVPSLASTLQQQLADALTAALPDAGTADPLLRRSDRADFQANGILALAKKLKGNPRELAGQVTAALPAGELIQDIEVSGPGFLNITLADRAIIETLAARAADAEGRLGVPVAADAGKTVIDYAQPNVAKEMHVGHLRSAVIGDAMVRILEFTGEDVVRRHHIGDWGTQFGMLIQYLIEHPGALKHEGDAADGEAAMSTLNRVYKASRVLFDSDEEFKARSRDRVVALQAGDPETLELWQGFVDESKIYFHSVFDKLDMEIRDPDIVGESGYNDMLEETCRILEETGVAVRSEGALCVFFDDVKGPDGNKVPLIVKKTNGGYGYAATDLSAIRNRVQELKADTLLYVVDARQSLHFKMVFETARRAGWLNEDVKAVQLAFGTVLGKDGKPFKTREGESVRLEDLLDEAVSRATAVVREKAGKVGLSEDEIVENGRYVGIGAVKYADLSTSAVRDYKFDLDQMVSLNGDTSVYLQYAYARIQSILRKAGDAVPAAHPELALAPAERALGLHLDQFGEVLGEVASGYEPHKLAAYLYQLASHLTTFYDQCQVLSPDNAPEVVENRLFLVDLTARTLHQGMALLGIRTPERL; encoded by the coding sequence ATGGCCTCGGTCCCTTCCCTCGCTTCCACGCTCCAGCAGCAGCTGGCGGACGCCCTGACGGCAGCTCTGCCGGATGCCGGCACCGCGGACCCGCTGCTGCGCCGAAGCGACCGGGCCGACTTCCAGGCCAACGGCATCCTGGCGCTCGCCAAGAAGCTCAAGGGCAACCCGAGGGAGCTGGCCGGCCAGGTCACGGCCGCCCTCCCGGCGGGCGAGCTGATCCAGGACATCGAGGTCTCCGGCCCCGGCTTCCTCAACATCACGCTCGCGGACCGGGCGATCATCGAGACGCTGGCCGCCCGGGCCGCCGACGCCGAGGGCCGCCTCGGCGTGCCGGTGGCCGCGGACGCCGGGAAGACCGTCATCGACTACGCCCAGCCGAACGTGGCCAAGGAGATGCACGTCGGCCATCTGCGGTCGGCGGTCATCGGTGACGCGATGGTCCGGATCCTGGAGTTCACCGGCGAGGACGTGGTCCGGCGCCACCACATCGGCGACTGGGGCACCCAGTTCGGCATGCTCATCCAGTATCTGATCGAGCACCCGGGCGCCCTGAAGCACGAGGGTGACGCGGCGGACGGCGAGGCGGCGATGTCGACGCTGAACCGGGTCTACAAGGCGTCGCGTGTCCTGTTCGACTCCGACGAGGAGTTCAAGGCGCGCTCGCGGGACCGGGTGGTGGCACTCCAGGCGGGCGATCCGGAGACGCTGGAGCTGTGGCAGGGCTTCGTCGACGAGTCGAAGATCTACTTCCACTCGGTCTTCGACAAGCTGGACATGGAGATCCGCGACCCCGACATCGTCGGTGAGTCCGGCTACAACGACATGCTGGAGGAGACCTGCCGGATCCTGGAGGAGACGGGTGTCGCCGTCCGCTCCGAGGGTGCGCTGTGCGTGTTCTTCGACGATGTGAAGGGCCCGGACGGCAACAAGGTCCCGCTCATCGTGAAGAAGACGAACGGCGGCTACGGCTACGCGGCGACCGACCTCTCCGCGATCCGGAACCGGGTCCAGGAGCTGAAGGCCGACACCCTGCTGTACGTGGTGGACGCCCGGCAGTCCCTGCACTTCAAGATGGTCTTCGAGACGGCCCGCCGGGCGGGCTGGCTGAACGAGGACGTCAAGGCCGTGCAGCTCGCGTTCGGCACGGTGCTCGGCAAGGACGGCAAGCCGTTCAAGACCCGTGAGGGCGAGAGCGTGCGGCTGGAGGACCTCCTCGACGAGGCGGTCTCCCGGGCCACGGCGGTCGTGCGGGAGAAGGCCGGGAAGGTGGGGCTCTCCGAGGACGAGATCGTGGAGAACGGCCGGTACGTCGGCATCGGCGCCGTGAAGTACGCGGACCTGTCGACCTCCGCCGTGCGGGACTACAAGTTCGACCTGGACCAGATGGTGTCGCTGAACGGCGACACGTCGGTGTACCTCCAGTACGCGTACGCGCGTATCCAGTCGATCCTGCGCAAGGCGGGCGACGCGGTCCCGGCCGCCCACCCGGAGCTGGCGCTGGCCCCGGCGGAGCGCGCGCTCGGCCTGCACCTGGACCAGTTCGGCGAGGTGCTGGGCGAGGTCGCGTCCGGTTACGAGCCGCACAAGCTGGCCGCGTATCTGTACCAGCTGGCCTCGCACCTGACCACGTTCTACGACCAGTGCCAGGTGCTCAGCCCGGACAACGCGCCCGAGGTCGTCGAGAACCGGCTCTTCCTGGTGGACCTCACCGCCCGAACCCTGCACCAGGGCATGGCGCTGCTCGGCATCCGGACGCCCGAGCGGCTCTGA